One Turneriella parva DSM 21527 genomic region harbors:
- a CDS encoding reverse transcriptase domain-containing protein: MTIKVGSKKRDIDSPDWLDRIVQRTYVDTIYPLVQQMACDSSHAYLYKRSIHTALWRLIMNIEHFGYSHVFRTDIESFFDSIPHAEMERVIDLHIRDIELNAFSHELLRVAEGFKNSKVGLPTGWLIPPLWANMLLTPVDARLESAGLKFFRYGDDYGILQRSKQEAEFAQGLLESALKPLGLHLKPGYSHKTYTRKLEDGLIVLGHEIRRINNRLTVAISKNSLAETRRELHGKICSLRYAEDAGRIAGEIWHIAHGWSGNAVHYGTGFNHPRFAQLADANTDLLTAINSLPPQRKALLLDSPMGKRFDGQRLLIIRPLVDMPLIKEVAA; this comes from the coding sequence ATGACGATCAAAGTCGGCAGTAAGAAGAGAGATATTGATTCACCGGATTGGTTAGACAGAATTGTTCAGCGAACATATGTTGATACGATATACCCGCTGGTGCAGCAAATGGCTTGCGATAGCAGCCATGCATACCTTTACAAGCGCTCGATCCACACCGCACTCTGGCGGTTAATCATGAATATTGAGCACTTCGGTTATAGCCATGTCTTTCGTACCGACATTGAGAGCTTCTTCGATTCTATACCGCATGCCGAAATGGAAAGGGTGATTGATCTGCATATAAGGGATATTGAGCTTAATGCTTTCTCGCATGAGCTGCTTCGGGTAGCCGAAGGCTTCAAGAATAGCAAGGTAGGATTGCCAACCGGATGGCTGATACCACCCCTTTGGGCAAACATGCTTTTAACACCAGTTGATGCCCGGTTGGAATCCGCCGGGCTCAAATTCTTCAGGTACGGCGATGATTACGGAATTCTTCAACGAAGTAAGCAGGAAGCCGAGTTTGCGCAAGGTCTACTGGAATCGGCGCTGAAACCCTTGGGTTTGCATCTCAAGCCAGGATACTCCCACAAGACCTATACGAGAAAGCTCGAAGATGGACTGATTGTCCTTGGTCATGAAATCCGGCGCATAAACAACCGTTTGACAGTGGCTATTTCAAAGAATAGTCTTGCGGAGACTCGCCGGGAACTGCATGGGAAGATATGCAGCCTGAGATATGCTGAGGATGCGGGCAGGATCGCTGGTGAAATCTGGCATATCGCTCATGGTTGGTCCGGCAATGCCGTGCATTATGGGACCGGATTTAATCATCCGCGTTTTGCACAACTTGCGGATGCAAACACGGACCTGTTGACGGCAATCAATTCATTGCCGCCTCAACGGAAAGCCTTGCTTTTAGATAGTCCAATGGGCAAAAGGTTCGACGGGCAGAGATTGCTTATCATTCGTCCATTGGTGGATATGCCCTTAATTAAGGAGGTGGCTGCGTGA
- a CDS encoding ArdC family protein, which translates to MTNIYDAVTNKIVEQLENGKGLKAWVKPWITGGPRNFTSGHAYRGLLNLMLLGFESMAKGYEHPLWASFKQIKKAGGSVKAGERATQIVFSKELVVDTANTTNADPKEPTKRQKYRVFRLCPVFNLAQSDIDPARYAEKFPGSVVHEDEPSEAAMRFIGGIEHNVQFGWDMACYVPSIDTIQLPDQDRFMSHADYTATHLHELVHWSGSKDRLNRLTGAVFGSPDYAKEELTAELGAAFLTAELGVDSDRVQHPSYLANWLQALKQDPKFIFSVASLSKTAVDFLKEKSSQP; encoded by the coding sequence ATGACAAATATCTACGACGCTGTGACGAACAAAATCGTTGAGCAACTCGAGAATGGCAAGGGGTTAAAGGCATGGGTAAAACCCTGGATCACTGGTGGTCCCAGGAACTTCACCTCAGGCCACGCCTACCGGGGCCTGCTGAACCTGATGCTGCTTGGATTTGAATCCATGGCGAAGGGCTACGAGCATCCGCTTTGGGCGAGTTTCAAGCAAATCAAGAAAGCTGGTGGTTCCGTGAAGGCCGGTGAGCGTGCGACCCAGATTGTCTTCAGCAAAGAGCTGGTAGTCGATACTGCAAACACGACAAATGCCGATCCCAAAGAACCGACCAAAAGACAAAAGTATAGAGTCTTTCGGCTCTGCCCGGTGTTTAATCTCGCACAGAGCGATATTGACCCTGCCAGGTATGCCGAGAAGTTTCCCGGATCGGTCGTTCATGAGGATGAACCGAGCGAAGCCGCCATGCGCTTTATTGGCGGTATCGAGCACAATGTGCAATTTGGTTGGGACATGGCTTGCTATGTCCCCTCCATTGACACAATCCAGCTGCCGGATCAGGATAGATTCATGTCGCATGCCGACTACACGGCTACGCACCTGCATGAATTGGTTCACTGGTCCGGCTCCAAAGACAGACTCAACCGTCTTACCGGTGCTGTGTTCGGATCACCGGACTATGCGAAGGAAGAGCTCACCGCCGAATTGGGTGCCGCCTTTCTAACGGCAGAACTTGGCGTGGATTCAGACCGGGTTCAACACCCGAGCTACTTGGCGAATTGGCTACAAGCGCTCAAACAAGACCCGAAGTTCATCTTCAGCGTCGCCTCTCTCTCTAAAACGGCTGTTGACTTCCTAAAGGAAAAGTCGTCGCAGCCGTAA
- a CDS encoding HAD family hydrolase, whose protein sequence is MPETVPYVAFFDLDDTLLADNSGKVFWDYCVQNKIYSPLQMGFLGMSLFMYLTGFDETEDFIRNWAKCFKGWQTEKMEFVTRELFDQKIRDLIRPQAREAVEYHKSRGAETVILSASTRYVCEPVKDHLGMHAAICTPLDVENGEFNGRLGGPYVFGEQKHLSALDYCAHKGINITDCYYYGDAYTDRFVMEAVGTPVCVTPDKKLRAHAAENNWQIVEW, encoded by the coding sequence ATGCCCGAAACAGTACCTTACGTTGCTTTTTTTGATCTCGACGACACCTTGCTCGCTGATAACAGCGGCAAAGTCTTCTGGGATTATTGTGTTCAGAACAAGATTTACTCCCCCCTGCAGATGGGTTTTCTGGGCATGTCGCTCTTCATGTATCTGACGGGTTTTGACGAAACCGAAGATTTTATCCGTAACTGGGCAAAATGCTTTAAAGGCTGGCAGACCGAAAAGATGGAATTTGTCACGCGCGAGCTTTTCGACCAGAAGATACGCGATCTGATTCGCCCACAGGCCCGCGAGGCCGTCGAATACCATAAGAGCCGTGGTGCAGAGACTGTTATACTGTCGGCATCGACGCGGTATGTATGCGAGCCCGTCAAAGATCACCTCGGCATGCACGCGGCAATCTGCACTCCTCTCGATGTCGAAAATGGCGAATTCAACGGCCGCCTCGGTGGGCCCTATGTCTTCGGCGAGCAGAAACACCTTTCGGCGCTCGACTACTGTGCCCATAAAGGCATCAACATCACCGACTGCTATTATTACGGCGATGCCTACACTGACCGCTTTGTTATGGAAGCCGTCGGCACGCCGGTGTGTGTAACCCCCGACAAAAAACTCAGGGCGCACGCTGCAGAAAATAACTGGCAGATCGTCGAGTGGTAA
- a CDS encoding DNA polymerase domain-containing protein, with protein MPSPGISARWHFAGYLFDAYSVGDQIYLWLLSDDRHLLQVAETFYPVIYVHANTEIYRKVVARLAATGALAAPPRLEKKLLFYENRTIDALRVEIADPGMLLGLKRRLFTLYGRFDIYHSDLDPVSSYLSSRNLYPLAPVKVRTQLSGRSNRLVAIETSGSAYDLEYQLPPLRILKMALQHSHRLGVSAANPLILKIEDRDYTLAERRGEDYIHKLNQIIRTEDPDCIISAYGDQVILPFLYETAQKSGVRLELDRDLAAPISRNIRKKGSSFNTYGSWIYRSASYPLYGRWHIDQHNSFTFKHTDLAGTIELARISRMGVQRLARASTGNALTDMEADVAIRKNYLVPWQKSALENRKTWYELQLYDKGSLIYQPDISKGVVRHNVAQLDFSQMYPTIMHRHNISPETINCPCCRDDASVPRVPETGYHICSKRRGVVSDALAHILSRRRYYKAKLQEPLDEKLRAVYEQRTDSLKWMNVVSFGYLGFRNAKFGKLESHESVTAFGRDKLLKAIQLAERHGFELVHAITDCIFIAKPNESNFSAEEINRLCAEIYRETDVEMSTEGIYSWALFLPSRTDSRMPVANRYMGRFQTGKFKLRGIAVRRKDMPQYITDFQRELLVLIKDCLTAADVAAMYGPAKQLYEERIAELTAQKVSWRLLLLRRTASHELEDYQVMNGTSLSMHSLQAAGMHIAPGEKVRYFVVQQNHRDLSRRYMAEEIAEQRRSEYLHYDAAYYVKLLFESFAEIFAPFISQKILSPTESLQPEIFDLNPKS; from the coding sequence ATGCCATCACCCGGCATCAGCGCGCGTTGGCATTTTGCTGGCTATCTGTTCGACGCCTACAGCGTCGGCGACCAGATTTACCTTTGGTTGCTCAGCGACGACCGCCACCTGCTGCAGGTTGCTGAAACCTTTTATCCGGTTATTTATGTGCACGCCAATACCGAAATCTATCGCAAGGTGGTGGCACGCCTCGCGGCCACCGGCGCGCTTGCTGCGCCACCGCGTCTTGAAAAGAAGCTGCTCTTTTATGAAAACCGAACCATCGATGCTCTGCGCGTCGAGATTGCTGACCCCGGCATGCTCCTGGGGCTGAAGCGCCGCCTCTTCACGCTCTATGGCCGGTTTGACATCTATCACTCCGATCTCGACCCTGTTTCGAGTTATCTTTCGTCGCGCAATCTTTATCCGCTGGCCCCGGTGAAGGTACGCACCCAGCTCTCTGGCCGCAGCAACCGGCTTGTTGCAATCGAAACTTCGGGCAGTGCGTACGATCTCGAATACCAGCTGCCGCCACTGCGCATTCTGAAGATGGCGCTTCAACACAGCCATCGTCTTGGTGTCAGCGCGGCAAATCCGTTAATTTTAAAAATTGAGGATAGAGACTATACACTCGCCGAACGCCGTGGTGAAGACTATATCCACAAGCTCAACCAAATCATTCGCACTGAAGATCCCGATTGCATAATTTCTGCTTACGGCGACCAGGTGATATTGCCGTTTTTATACGAAACAGCGCAGAAGAGCGGGGTGCGGCTCGAACTGGATCGCGATCTCGCAGCGCCGATCAGCCGCAACATTCGCAAAAAAGGTTCGAGCTTCAACACCTACGGCAGCTGGATCTACCGATCTGCTTCGTACCCGCTCTACGGGCGCTGGCACATCGACCAGCACAACTCATTCACGTTCAAGCACACCGACCTCGCCGGCACGATCGAGCTTGCGCGCATCAGCCGCATGGGTGTGCAGCGTCTGGCGCGCGCTTCAACGGGCAATGCGCTCACCGACATGGAAGCCGATGTCGCGATCAGAAAAAACTATCTGGTTCCGTGGCAGAAAAGCGCGCTCGAAAACCGCAAGACGTGGTACGAACTGCAGCTTTATGACAAAGGCAGTCTTATCTACCAACCCGACATCAGTAAGGGAGTCGTGCGGCACAATGTCGCGCAGCTCGATTTTTCGCAGATGTATCCGACGATTATGCACAGGCATAATATTTCGCCCGAAACGATCAATTGCCCCTGCTGCCGTGATGATGCCAGCGTGCCGCGCGTTCCCGAAACGGGTTATCATATCTGCAGCAAGCGGCGCGGCGTTGTTTCCGATGCGCTCGCGCATATTCTGTCGCGCCGGCGTTATTACAAGGCGAAGCTGCAAGAGCCGCTTGACGAGAAGCTGCGCGCTGTTTACGAGCAGCGTACCGACAGCCTCAAATGGATGAATGTTGTCAGCTTTGGTTATCTCGGCTTTCGCAATGCCAAGTTTGGCAAGCTGGAAAGCCACGAGAGCGTCACTGCATTCGGGCGCGATAAACTCTTAAAGGCGATTCAGCTCGCCGAGCGTCATGGTTTTGAACTCGTGCATGCGATCACCGACTGTATCTTCATCGCCAAACCCAACGAGAGTAATTTCAGCGCTGAAGAAATCAACCGCCTTTGCGCCGAAATCTATCGCGAGACCGATGTTGAGATGAGCACCGAGGGTATCTACTCATGGGCGCTGTTTCTGCCTTCGCGTACCGACAGCCGCATGCCCGTTGCCAACCGTTACATGGGGCGTTTTCAGACAGGTAAGTTTAAGCTGCGCGGTATCGCTGTTCGCCGAAAAGATATGCCGCAATACATCACCGATTTTCAGCGTGAGCTGCTCGTGCTCATTAAAGATTGCCTCACCGCCGCCGACGTGGCGGCGATGTATGGGCCGGCAAAGCAGCTCTACGAAGAACGAATCGCAGAGCTCACGGCTCAGAAGGTATCGTGGCGGCTCTTGCTGCTGCGGCGCACCGCAAGCCACGAGCTCGAAGACTACCAGGTGATGAACGGCACATCGCTCAGCATGCATTCGCTTCAGGCGGCGGGTATGCACATTGCCCCTGGTGAAAAGGTACGCTATTTCGTCGTGCAGCAGAACCACCGCGATCTTTCGCGGCGCTACATGGCAGAAGAAATCGCCGAGCAGCGTCGCAGTGAGTATCTGCACTACGATGCTGCTTACTATGTGAAGCTGCTCTTTGAGTCGTTTGCTGAGATATTTGCCCCGTTTATTTCGCAGAAAATACTCTCACCCACAGAGAGTCTGCAACCGGAGATTTTTGACCTTAACCCAAAATCTTAA
- a CDS encoding ParB/Srx family N-terminal domain-containing protein gives MKSAANKGNEMGAGGNSRGNPLLKVDVTEPMKIAELEYHPLHDKFVGDAVTVNLEGMAESIRQNGMLDPITILPKSKLVIDGFHRIEAAKIVGLKVVPVRRAKAELTEEQVLKLMYQSLVHRKHVTKQQRVALWVTCYGGEETFKANYKRDKGPLPEGSDLITNQMIAAQFGEKPNTVSKYVNEVLFPSGDEKQETGEANAEGKSELETPKIPESTPKREHDPEVFRSPQGIRNALQLFQVAYQGGDERVRKMMREAVQELIRFFDACEGGAT, from the coding sequence ATGAAATCAGCAGCAAACAAGGGAAATGAAATGGGCGCTGGTGGAAATAGTCGTGGGAATCCGTTGCTAAAAGTCGATGTTACAGAGCCGATGAAGATAGCCGAACTCGAATATCATCCCCTGCACGACAAGTTCGTCGGAGACGCCGTTACTGTAAACCTGGAAGGAATGGCTGAAAGCATCAGGCAAAATGGCATGCTTGATCCGATAACGATTTTGCCCAAATCAAAATTGGTGATCGATGGATTTCACCGAATCGAAGCAGCCAAGATAGTTGGCTTAAAAGTTGTTCCTGTTAGGAGAGCCAAGGCAGAGTTAACTGAGGAACAAGTCCTGAAATTGATGTATCAATCTCTGGTTCATCGCAAGCATGTGACGAAGCAACAGCGAGTCGCCTTATGGGTCACTTGTTACGGCGGCGAAGAGACATTCAAGGCGAACTATAAGCGCGATAAGGGACCATTACCAGAAGGCTCAGACCTGATCACAAACCAGATGATCGCTGCCCAATTCGGGGAGAAACCAAACACTGTAAGTAAATACGTGAATGAGGTGCTTTTTCCGAGCGGTGATGAAAAGCAGGAAACAGGTGAAGCTAATGCCGAAGGAAAGTCTGAACTAGAGACACCCAAGATTCCAGAATCTACGCCAAAGCGAGAGCATGATCCTGAAGTATTCAGAAGTCCGCAAGGTATTAGGAATGCGCTTCAATTGTTTCAAGTCGCCTATCAAGGCGGCGATGAAAGGGTGCGCAAGATGATGCGCGAGGCGGTGCAAGAACTCATCAGATTCTTTGACGCCTGCGAAGGAGGTGCAACATGA
- the nuoE gene encoding complex I 24 kDa subunit family protein encodes MPLLTLLLATPSQILDTSSDRRFMGTYSFSPEFEKRFLELEKKFPRRSSLVLWSLHLAQEDIGYITPEAVDYIAGRVGVSPAWVKGVVSFYSMFREKPIGKYHLNVCSNLMCQIMGADKIEATICDKLGIRDGETTPDGKFTYTRQVECLAACGFAPAMLVNNDFHETLTPENVARLIDDLASKG; translated from the coding sequence ATGCCGCTTCTAACCCTTTTGCTCGCCACACCGTCGCAGATTTTAGATACGTCGTCTGACAGAAGGTTCATGGGTACCTACAGCTTTTCACCAGAATTTGAAAAAAGGTTTCTTGAACTCGAGAAGAAGTTTCCCCGGCGCTCATCGCTGGTCTTGTGGTCGCTGCATCTTGCGCAAGAAGATATTGGCTATATCACCCCCGAAGCGGTAGACTATATCGCCGGCCGGGTCGGGGTTTCGCCTGCCTGGGTTAAGGGCGTCGTTTCTTTTTACTCGATGTTTCGCGAGAAACCGATCGGTAAATACCACCTCAACGTCTGCAGCAATCTGATGTGCCAGATTATGGGCGCCGACAAGATCGAGGCGACAATCTGCGACAAACTGGGCATTCGCGACGGCGAAACGACCCCTGACGGCAAATTCACCTATACGCGTCAGGTGGAGTGTCTGGCGGCATGCGGCTTTGCGCCGGCGATGCTGGTCAACAACGACTTTCACGAGACTCTCACCCCTGAAAATGTGGCACGGCTCATCGATGATCTTGCGTCAAAAGGTTGA
- a CDS encoding LAGLIDADG family homing endonuclease — protein MDKSNHNPARPRHGRTYNEEYFAVITTEEQAFWLGMFYGDGFLSPSKKTVGISLAEQDRHHLCKLAITVGDKPASIRTYEPKEGNWQVQRTVRILFGRKRFYETFVALGYGNRKADYADFPSIPDHLLRHFIRGMFDADGYVTHSLSRGKYKSIVRFRFSISVANESFAQRLRDTLQAATGEYIGISRDKTIWAVRATNQKALVALHHYLYEGATVFLERKRKKFDEAILCSANCAAQPAA, from the coding sequence ATGGATAAATCAAACCACAATCCCGCACGGCCGCGGCACGGCCGAACTTACAACGAAGAATACTTTGCTGTCATAACGACTGAGGAACAGGCTTTTTGGCTAGGCATGTTCTACGGTGATGGATTCTTATCACCGAGCAAGAAGACCGTTGGCATATCCTTGGCAGAACAGGATCGGCATCATCTCTGTAAATTGGCGATTACGGTCGGAGACAAACCAGCGTCGATTCGAACCTATGAGCCCAAGGAAGGTAACTGGCAGGTCCAACGAACGGTTCGGATACTATTTGGTCGGAAGCGCTTTTATGAGACATTCGTAGCATTGGGCTACGGCAACCGCAAGGCTGACTATGCTGATTTCCCGTCGATACCTGACCATTTGCTACGGCACTTCATCCGGGGCATGTTCGATGCTGATGGCTATGTGACTCACTCGCTCTCCCGGGGAAAGTATAAGTCAATAGTCAGGTTCCGATTCTCAATCTCCGTGGCGAATGAATCATTTGCACAACGCCTGCGTGACACATTGCAAGCCGCAACGGGCGAATATATCGGCATCAGCCGGGACAAGACTATATGGGCAGTCCGGGCAACTAATCAGAAGGCCCTCGTTGCCTTGCACCACTATCTCTATGAAGGCGCGACAGTATTCCTGGAACGCAAACGTAAGAAGTTCGATGAAGCGATCTTATGCTCAGCTAATTGCGCGGCGCAACCGGCAGCGTAA